In the Candidatus Omnitrophota bacterium genome, GCGCCCGCACTCGCCGCACCTCATAAATCCTCGCAGTGCAAAAGGGTGTTTTACCTTCTTCGGCTTAGCTCGCCCGGCCATGACTTCCTGGCACTTATCAAAAAGTTTCTTTGTGATAATTGGTTCGTGAATTCCCTCGTAACTCTCGCCATTGTAGCGGAAGACTCCGTAGTAGAGAGGGTTACTCAAGATACGCTGGTATTGCCAGGGGCTAAGAGGTATGCCTCTGCGGCCTCTCATGCCGGCTGAGTTTATCTTATCCCGCAACTGTTGCAGAGTATATTGCCCGGTAGAGTATAGGGCGAAAGATTTCGCGATGAAAGGAGCTTTGCCCTCGTCTTTAATGATACTGTGTGTCTTCGGATCATTGAGGTATCCTATAGGCGCCCACTGTGGCCAGATACCCTTCGAGAGCTTGAGCCGTATCCCTCGCTTGATATTCTCCGAGAGAGCGTCTATATAGTACTTACTCTGCCCGAAAGCTATAGAGAGCATGAACTTTCCTTGAGCATTATCATCAAAGCGGTAAGTAGGGAAGAGTAGGCTCTTGATGATGCCCTGGTCTACAGAGTAGATGATCTTGCCGCCATCGACGCTATTACGGGCGAGTCTATCAGGATGCCATGCGAGAATCCCGTCAGCAGCACCTCGCTCTATCTGTAGGAGCATATCGTTGAAGATAGGCCTACCGGGCTTCTTAGCAGTCTTAGCCTCGACGAGCTCCTTAACTACCTGGACCTTCTCGCGGGTAGCATACTGTCTAAGCTCCACAAGCTGAGCCTCGATAGATAGGATCTGCCTATCCTCATCATCAGTAGACTTACGAGCATATAAGAAGTATCTCATATAGGGCAAAGCTCCTTTCGTCGAACTTTATATTAAAAGAGCGCCAGCTAAATTTCACGACGGAAGGAACCTTCCGTCGTTATCTTGACAGCGCCCCTTATCAAAATTGG is a window encoding:
- a CDS encoding recombinase family protein yields the protein MRYFLYARKSTDDEDRQILSIEAQLVELRQYATREKVQVVKELVEAKTAKKPGRPIFNDMLLQIERGAADGILAWHPDRLARNSVDGGKIIYSVDQGIIKSLLFPTYRFDDNAQGKFMLSIAFGQSKYYIDALSENIKRGIRLKLSKGIWPQWAPIGYLNDPKTHSIIKDEGKAPFIAKSFALYSTGQYTLQQLRDKINSAGMRGRRGIPLSPWQYQRILSNPLYYGVFRYNGESYEGIHEPIITKKLFDKCQEVMAGRAKPKKVKHPFALRGFMRCGECGRMITAELQKGYVYYRCTKRQRTCSQRYTREEILATQIHDILQKVSLCDDWTQKILRELEKDKALEVQSSRPQQQNFESQIVTMDGKINKLIDIYLEGSLSLEEYQRKKEAYLNEKKDLQEKRKDFAAGGDTWFERARDFVTDLNRVGYTLREGNIESQREILEKIGSNFILKERQLNFTTEGTFRRYLDSAPYQNWRRGRDLNSRGL